A region of Leclercia adecarboxylata DNA encodes the following proteins:
- the hslU gene encoding HslU--HslV peptidase ATPase subunit, whose amino-acid sequence MSEMTPREIVSELNKHIIGQDNAKRSVAIALRNRWRRMQLDEVLRHEVTPKNILMIGPTGVGKTEIARRLAKLANAPFIKVEATKFTEVGYVGKEVDSIIRDLTDSAIKMVRVQSIEKNRYRAEEMAEERVLDVLIPPAKNNWGQAEQPAEPSAARQAFRKKLREGQLDDKEIEIDLAAAPMGVEIMSPPGMEEMTSQLQSMFQNLGGQKQKPRKLKIKDAMKLLIEEEAAKLVNPEELKQDAIDAVEQHGIVFIDEIDKICKRGESSGPDVSREGVQRDLLPLVEGCTVSTKHGMVKTDHILFIASGAFQVAKPSDLIPELQGRLPIRVELQALTTEDFERILTEPNASITVQYKALMATEGVNIEFTEDGIKRIAQAAWQVNETTENIGARRLHTVLERLMEDISYDASDLNGESITIDADYVSKHLDALVADEDLSRFIL is encoded by the coding sequence ATGTCTGAAATGACCCCACGCGAAATTGTCAGCGAACTGAACAAACACATTATCGGCCAGGATAACGCCAAGCGTTCTGTGGCGATCGCCCTGCGTAACCGCTGGCGTCGTATGCAGCTGGACGAAGTGCTGCGCCATGAAGTGACGCCAAAAAACATTCTGATGATCGGCCCGACCGGTGTCGGTAAAACCGAGATCGCCCGTCGTCTGGCGAAACTGGCCAACGCGCCGTTCATCAAAGTCGAAGCGACTAAGTTCACCGAAGTGGGCTATGTCGGGAAAGAAGTGGACTCTATCATCCGCGATCTGACCGATTCCGCGATCAAAATGGTTCGCGTCCAGTCCATCGAGAAAAACCGCTATCGCGCCGAAGAGATGGCGGAAGAGCGCGTCCTGGATGTGCTGATCCCACCGGCGAAAAACAACTGGGGCCAGGCAGAACAGCCTGCCGAGCCGTCTGCCGCGCGCCAGGCGTTCCGCAAAAAACTGCGTGAAGGCCAGCTGGATGACAAAGAGATTGAGATCGATCTCGCTGCCGCGCCAATGGGCGTAGAAATTATGTCTCCGCCAGGCATGGAAGAGATGACCAGCCAGCTACAGTCCATGTTCCAGAACCTGGGCGGGCAGAAGCAGAAGCCGCGTAAGCTGAAAATCAAAGACGCGATGAAGCTGCTGATTGAAGAAGAAGCGGCGAAGCTGGTGAACCCGGAAGAGCTGAAGCAGGACGCTATCGACGCGGTTGAGCAGCACGGCATCGTGTTTATCGATGAGATCGATAAAATCTGTAAGCGCGGCGAATCCTCCGGCCCGGACGTTTCCCGTGAAGGCGTACAGCGCGACCTGCTGCCGCTGGTTGAAGGCTGCACCGTCTCCACCAAGCACGGCATGGTGAAAACCGACCACATTCTGTTTATCGCCTCCGGCGCGTTCCAGGTGGCCAAGCCGTCTGACCTGATCCCGGAACTGCAGGGTCGTCTGCCGATCCGCGTTGAGCTCCAGGCGCTGACCACTGAAGATTTCGAGCGCATCCTGACCGAGCCGAACGCCTCCATCACCGTGCAGTACAAAGCGCTGATGGCGACCGAAGGCGTGAACATCGAGTTCACCGAAGACGGTATCAAGCGTATCGCACAGGCCGCATGGCAGGTTAACGAAACCACCGAGAACATCGGTGCGCGTCGTCTGCATACCGTGCTGGAACGCCTGATGGAAGACATCTCTTATGATGCCAGCGACCTTAACGGCGAGAGCATTACCATTGATGCCGACTATGTGAGTAAGCACCTTGATGCTTTAGTAGCAGATGAAGATCTGAGCCGTTTTATCCTATAA
- the menA gene encoding 1,4-dihydroxy-2-naphthoate polyprenyltransferase, with translation MTMTEISRTRAWLESLRPKTLPLAFAAIIVGTALAWWQGHFDPLVAALALVTAGLLQILSNLANDYGDAVKGSDKPDRIGPLRGMQKGVITQEQMKRALIITVALICLSGIALVLVACKTPADAVGFLVLGLLAIVAAITYTVGTRPYGYIGLGDISVLVFFGWLSVMGSWYLQAHTLIPALFLPATACGLLATAVLNINNLRDIDSDRQNGKNTLAVRLGPVNARRYHACLLMGALFCLALFNLLSLHSLWGWLFILAAPLLFKQARYVMREQSASAMPPMLERTVKGALLTNLLFVIGIVLSQTLN, from the coding sequence ATAACTATGACTGAAATCAGCCGTACACGTGCCTGGCTGGAAAGCCTGCGTCCTAAAACTCTTCCTCTCGCTTTCGCCGCCATTATTGTCGGCACCGCCCTCGCGTGGTGGCAGGGACATTTCGACCCGCTGGTGGCCGCACTGGCGCTGGTTACCGCCGGTCTGCTGCAAATCCTCTCTAACCTTGCCAACGATTATGGCGATGCCGTTAAGGGCAGCGATAAGCCTGACCGTATCGGGCCCCTGCGCGGGATGCAAAAAGGGGTGATCACCCAGGAGCAGATGAAACGGGCGCTGATTATCACCGTCGCGCTGATCTGTCTTTCCGGAATTGCACTGGTGCTGGTGGCCTGTAAAACGCCGGCGGATGCGGTTGGCTTCCTGGTGCTCGGCCTGCTGGCCATCGTCGCGGCGATCACCTATACCGTTGGCACCCGCCCCTACGGATACATTGGTCTGGGTGATATTTCCGTGCTGGTGTTCTTCGGCTGGCTGAGCGTGATGGGCAGCTGGTATCTGCAGGCGCACACGCTAATCCCTGCCCTGTTCCTGCCGGCCACCGCCTGCGGCCTGCTGGCGACGGCGGTACTCAATATCAATAACCTGCGCGATATCGACAGCGATCGGCAGAACGGTAAAAACACCCTGGCGGTCCGTTTAGGGCCGGTGAACGCGCGCCGCTACCATGCCTGCCTGCTGATGGGTGCGCTGTTCTGTCTGGCGCTGTTTAATCTGCTCTCGCTGCACAGTCTGTGGGGCTGGCTGTTCATCCTTGCCGCGCCGCTGCTGTTCAAACAGGCACGCTACGTGATGCGCGAGCAGAGCGCCTCGGCCATGCCGCCAATGCTGGAGCGCACGGTAAAAGGGGCGCTGCTGACTAACCTGTTGTTCGTGATAGGGATTGTTCTCAGCCAGACGCTAAATTAG
- the rraA gene encoding ribonuclease E activity regulator RraA — translation MKYDTSELCDIYQEDVNVVEPLFSNFGGRSSFGGQIITVKCFEDNGLLYDLLEQNGRGRILLIDGGGSVRRALIDAELARLAMQNEWEGIVVYGAVRQVDDLEELDLGIQAIAAIPVGAAGEGIGESDVRVNFGGVTFFSGDHLYADNTGIILSEDPLDIE, via the coding sequence ATGAAATACGATACCTCCGAGCTTTGTGACATCTACCAGGAAGATGTTAACGTCGTAGAACCGCTGTTCTCCAACTTTGGTGGACGGTCGTCATTTGGCGGACAAATCATCACGGTTAAATGTTTTGAGGATAACGGGTTGCTGTACGATCTGCTCGAACAGAACGGCCGTGGTCGCATTCTGCTGATCGACGGCGGCGGCTCCGTGCGTCGCGCGTTAATTGATGCCGAACTGGCCCGTCTTGCCATGCAAAACGAATGGGAAGGCATTGTGGTCTATGGCGCGGTGCGTCAGGTGGATGACCTCGAAGAGCTCGATCTGGGCATTCAGGCGATTGCTGCAATCCCGGTGGGTGCCGCAGGGGAAGGCATTGGCGAAAGCGACGTGCGCGTCAATTTCGGCGGTGTGACGTTCTTCTCCGGCGACCATCTCTATGCCGATAATACCGGCATTATCCTCTCTGAAGATCCGCTGGATATCGAGTAA
- the zapB gene encoding septal ring assembly protein ZapB, producing the protein MSLEVFEKLESKVQQAIDTITLLQMEIEELKEKNNALSQEIQTAQHGREELERENHHLREQQNGWQDRLHALLGRMEEV; encoded by the coding sequence ATGTCGTTAGAAGTGTTTGAGAAACTGGAATCCAAAGTACAGCAGGCGATTGATACCATCACCCTGCTGCAGATGGAAATCGAAGAGCTGAAAGAAAAAAACAACGCGCTGTCGCAGGAAATTCAGACTGCTCAGCACGGTCGCGAAGAGCTGGAGCGTGAAAACCACCACCTGCGCGAACAGCAGAACGGCTGGCAGGATCGTCTGCATGCCCTGCTGGGACGTATGGAAGAAGTCTGA
- a CDS encoding MIP/aquaporin family protein, whose amino-acid sequence MSETSTLKGQCIAEFLGTGLLIFFGVGCVAALKVAGASFGQWEISIIWGLGVAMAIYLTAGVSGAHLNPAVTIALWLFACFDKRKVIPFIVAQFAGAFCAAALVYGLYYNLFIDFEQTHQMVRGSTESLELAGIFSTYPNPHINFVQAFAVEMVITAILMGVIMALGDDGNGIPRGPLAPLLIGLLIAVIGASMGPLTGFAMNPARDLGPKTFAFFAGWGDVAFTGGKDIPYFLVPLFGPIVGAALGAFGYRKLIGRHLPCDTCVAEEKDTSSATQQNASL is encoded by the coding sequence ATGAGTGAAACATCAACCTTAAAAGGCCAGTGCATCGCAGAGTTCCTGGGTACTGGGTTGTTGATTTTCTTTGGCGTAGGATGTGTGGCTGCATTGAAAGTGGCGGGCGCCAGTTTCGGGCAGTGGGAAATCAGCATCATCTGGGGTCTGGGCGTGGCGATGGCCATCTACCTGACGGCGGGTGTTTCTGGTGCGCATCTCAACCCTGCGGTCACCATCGCGCTGTGGCTGTTTGCCTGCTTCGACAAACGCAAGGTGATCCCCTTCATTGTTGCGCAGTTTGCCGGTGCCTTTTGTGCAGCAGCGTTAGTTTACGGGCTCTATTACAATCTGTTTATCGACTTTGAACAGACGCACCAGATGGTGCGCGGCAGTACCGAAAGCCTTGAGCTGGCGGGTATCTTCTCCACCTATCCGAACCCGCACATTAACTTTGTGCAGGCCTTCGCGGTGGAAATGGTGATTACCGCGATCCTGATGGGCGTTATTATGGCCCTGGGGGATGACGGCAACGGCATTCCACGCGGGCCGCTGGCACCGCTGCTGATTGGCCTGCTGATTGCGGTAATCGGTGCATCAATGGGACCGCTGACGGGCTTTGCCATGAACCCGGCGCGCGACCTGGGACCCAAGACGTTTGCCTTCTTCGCGGGCTGGGGCGACGTTGCCTTCACCGGCGGTAAAGATATTCCTTATTTCCTGGTGCCGCTGTTCGGCCCCATTGTAGGTGCTGCGCTGGGTGCCTTCGGCTATCGTAAACTGATTGGCCGCCACCTGCCGTGTGACACCTGTGTCGCCGAGGAGAAGGACACCTCCTCCGCCACACAACAAAACGCTTCGCTGTAA
- the glpK gene encoding glycerol kinase GlpK → MTDKKYIVALDQGTTSSRAVVMDHDANIVSVSQREFEQIYPKPGWVEHDPMEIWASQSSTLVEVLAKADISSDEIAAIGITNQRETAIVWERETGKPIYNAIVWQCRRTADICEKLKRDGMEEYVRSATGLVVDPYFSGTKVKWILDHVEGSRERAKRGELLFGTVDTWLIWKMTQGRVHVTDYTNASRTMLFNINTLEWDDKMLEALDIPRAMLPQVRKSSEIYGQTNIGGKGGTRIPIAGIAGDQQAALFGQLCVKEGMAKNTYGTGCFMLMNTGEKAVKSEHGLLTTIACGPRGEVNYALEGAVFMAGASIQWLRDEMKLISDAFDSEYFATKVKDTNGVYVVPAFTGLGAPYWDPYARGAIFGLTRGVNSNHIIRATLESIAYQTRDVLEAMQADSGIRLHALRVDGGAVANNFLMQFQSDILGTRVERPEVREVTALGAAYLAGLAVGFWQNLDELQEKAVIEREFRPGIETTERNYRYSGWKKAVKRALAWEEHDE, encoded by the coding sequence ATGACCGACAAAAAATATATCGTTGCGCTCGACCAGGGCACGACCAGCTCCCGCGCTGTCGTTATGGATCATGACGCGAACATCGTCAGCGTGTCACAGCGCGAATTCGAGCAAATTTATCCGAAGCCAGGCTGGGTCGAGCACGATCCAATGGAAATCTGGGCGTCGCAAAGCTCGACGCTGGTTGAAGTGCTGGCGAAAGCCGATATCAGTTCCGATGAGATTGCCGCTATCGGTATCACCAACCAGCGTGAAACGGCCATCGTCTGGGAGCGCGAAACCGGTAAGCCGATTTACAACGCTATCGTCTGGCAGTGCCGCCGCACCGCGGATATCTGCGAGAAGCTCAAGCGCGACGGTATGGAAGAGTACGTGCGTAGCGCCACCGGCCTGGTGGTGGACCCGTACTTCTCCGGCACCAAGGTGAAATGGATCCTCGACCACGTTGAAGGCTCCCGCGAGCGGGCAAAACGCGGCGAACTGCTGTTCGGCACCGTGGATACCTGGCTTATCTGGAAGATGACCCAGGGCCGCGTCCACGTGACCGACTACACCAACGCCTCGCGTACCATGCTGTTCAACATCAACACCCTGGAATGGGATGACAAGATGCTGGAGGCGCTGGATATCCCGCGCGCCATGCTGCCGCAGGTGCGTAAATCCTCGGAAATCTACGGCCAGACCAATATCGGCGGTAAAGGCGGCACGCGTATTCCTATCGCCGGGATCGCCGGTGACCAGCAGGCGGCGCTGTTTGGCCAGCTGTGCGTGAAGGAGGGGATGGCGAAAAACACCTACGGCACCGGCTGCTTCATGCTGATGAATACCGGCGAGAAGGCGGTGAAATCAGAGCACGGCCTGCTGACTACCATCGCCTGCGGCCCGCGCGGGGAAGTGAACTACGCCCTGGAAGGCGCGGTGTTTATGGCGGGGGCCTCCATCCAGTGGCTACGCGACGAGATGAAGCTGATCAGCGACGCCTTTGACTCAGAGTATTTCGCCACCAAGGTGAAAGATACCAACGGCGTGTACGTGGTGCCGGCCTTTACCGGGCTGGGTGCGCCGTACTGGGATCCGTATGCGCGCGGGGCGATTTTCGGCCTGACGCGTGGGGTAAACTCCAACCACATCATTCGCGCCACGCTGGAGTCGATTGCCTATCAGACCCGCGACGTGCTGGAAGCGATGCAGGCCGACTCCGGCATTCGCCTGCACGCCCTGCGTGTGGACGGCGGCGCGGTTGCCAACAACTTCCTGATGCAGTTCCAGTCCGACATTCTGGGTACCCGCGTGGAGCGCCCGGAAGTGCGTGAAGTGACGGCGCTGGGTGCGGCTTATCTTGCCGGTCTGGCGGTGGGCTTCTGGCAGAACCTGGATGAACTGCAGGAAAAAGCGGTCATTGAACGCGAATTCCGCCCGGGCATCGAAACCACCGAGCGCAACTACCGCTACAGCGGCTGGAAGAAAGCGGTGAAACGCGCCCTGGCGTGGGAAGAGCACGACGAGTAA
- the glpX gene encoding class II fructose-bisphosphatase yields the protein MKRELAIEFSRVTEAAALAGYKWLGRGDKNTADGAAVHAMRIMLNQVNIDGTIVIGEGEIDEAPMLFIGEKVGTGKGDAVDIAVDPIEGTRMTAMGQANALAVLAVGDKGTFLNAPDMYMEKLIVGPGAKGVIDLNLPLADNLRNIAAALNKPLSELTVTILAKPRHDAVIAQMQQLGVRVFAIPDGDVAASILTCMPDSEVDVLYGIGGAPEGVVSAAVIRALDGDMHGRLLARHEVKGDSEENRRIGEQELARCAAMGIAANTVLRLDDMARNDNVIFSATGITKGDLLDGISRKGNMATTETLLIRGKSRTIRRIQSIHYLDRKDPDVQTHIL from the coding sequence ATGAAACGTGAACTTGCTATCGAGTTTTCCCGCGTAACCGAAGCTGCCGCCCTGGCAGGCTATAAGTGGCTTGGCCGTGGCGACAAAAATACCGCTGACGGCGCAGCCGTCCATGCCATGCGCATCATGCTTAACCAGGTCAACATCGACGGCACCATCGTGATTGGCGAAGGTGAAATCGACGAAGCGCCAATGCTCTTTATCGGTGAAAAAGTCGGGACCGGCAAAGGCGATGCGGTGGATATCGCCGTGGATCCGATTGAAGGCACCCGCATGACCGCCATGGGCCAGGCTAACGCGCTGGCGGTGCTGGCCGTGGGCGATAAAGGCACCTTCCTCAACGCGCCGGATATGTATATGGAAAAGCTGATTGTCGGCCCTGGCGCAAAAGGGGTTATCGACCTCAATCTGCCGCTGGCGGATAACCTGCGTAACATCGCCGCCGCGCTCAATAAACCGTTGAGCGAACTGACGGTCACTATCCTGGCTAAACCGCGCCACGATGCGGTGATTGCCCAGATGCAGCAGCTCGGCGTGCGCGTCTTCGCCATCCCCGACGGCGACGTGGCGGCCTCCATTCTTACCTGCATGCCGGACAGCGAAGTCGACGTGCTGTACGGCATCGGCGGCGCACCGGAAGGGGTGGTCTCTGCCGCGGTGATCCGCGCCCTCGACGGGGATATGCACGGGCGTCTGCTGGCGCGCCATGAGGTGAAAGGCGACAGCGAAGAGAACCGCCGTATCGGCGAGCAGGAGCTGGCCCGCTGTGCGGCAATGGGGATTGCAGCCAACACCGTGCTGCGTCTGGACGATATGGCCCGCAACGATAACGTCATCTTCTCCGCCACCGGGATCACCAAAGGCGATCTGCTGGACGGCATCAGCCGCAAAGGCAACATGGCGACCACCGAAACGCTGCTGATCCGGGGTAAATCACGCACCATTCGCCGCATCCAGTCAATTCACTATCTGGACCGCAAAGATCCCGACGTGCAGACCCACATTCTGTAA
- the fpr gene encoding ferredoxin--NADP(+) reductase: MADWVTGKVKKVEFWTDALFSLTVHAPIHPFTAGQFAKLGLEIDGERVQRAYSYVNAPDNPDLEFYLVTVPDGKLSPRLAALKPDDEIQIVSEAAGFFVLDEVPDCETLWMLATGTAIGPYLSILQYGQDLDRFKNIVLVHAARYAADLSYLPLMQELQKRYEGKVKIQTVVSRETVAGSLNGRVPALIENGELEAAVGLKMDAATSHVMLCGNPQMVRDTQQLLKETRQMTKHLRRRPGHMTAEHYW; encoded by the coding sequence ATGGCTGACTGGGTAACAGGCAAAGTTAAAAAGGTAGAATTCTGGACCGATGCACTATTTAGTCTCACCGTTCATGCGCCCATCCACCCCTTCACGGCGGGGCAGTTTGCCAAGCTGGGGCTGGAGATCGACGGCGAACGCGTGCAGCGCGCCTACTCCTATGTCAACGCGCCGGATAACCCGGATCTCGAGTTCTATCTTGTCACCGTCCCCGACGGCAAACTCAGCCCGCGTCTGGCGGCACTAAAACCCGACGATGAGATCCAGATTGTCAGCGAAGCCGCTGGCTTCTTCGTGCTGGATGAAGTACCCGACTGCGAAACGCTGTGGATGCTGGCGACCGGTACCGCCATCGGCCCTTACCTGTCGATCCTGCAGTATGGGCAAGACCTCGACCGCTTCAAGAATATCGTGCTGGTGCATGCCGCGCGCTATGCCGCAGACCTGAGCTACCTGCCGCTGATGCAGGAGCTGCAGAAGCGCTATGAAGGGAAAGTGAAAATCCAGACGGTAGTGAGCCGTGAAACGGTAGCGGGGTCACTCAACGGGCGCGTCCCGGCCCTGATTGAAAATGGCGAACTGGAAGCCGCCGTAGGTCTGAAAATGGATGCAGCCACCAGCCATGTGATGCTGTGCGGTAACCCGCAGATGGTGCGCGACACCCAGCAGCTGCTGAAAGAGACCCGGCAGATGACCAAACATTTACGCCGTCGGCCGGGCCATATGACCGCAGAGCACTACTGGTAA
- a CDS encoding DUF805 domain-containing protein, whose translation MTIQQWLFAFKGRIGRRDFWIWIGVWIVAMLALFIFANNAWLSTQTAAFALVSLLWPTAAVLVKRLHDRGRSGLWALLVVLAWMLLAGNWSMLPSMLPWVVGRLIPTVIFVMMIVDLGAFVGTQGENKYGKDTIDVKYR comes from the coding sequence ATGACCATACAGCAGTGGTTGTTTGCATTCAAAGGGCGTATTGGACGCCGTGATTTCTGGATCTGGATTGGTGTATGGATTGTCGCCATGCTGGCTCTGTTTATTTTTGCCAATAACGCGTGGCTGAGCACCCAGACGGCGGCCTTCGCGCTGGTGTCGCTGCTATGGCCGACCGCAGCGGTGTTAGTGAAACGTCTGCACGATCGTGGACGTTCGGGGCTGTGGGCGCTGCTGGTGGTGCTGGCGTGGATGCTGCTGGCTGGCAACTGGTCGATGCTCCCTTCCATGCTGCCGTGGGTGGTTGGCAGGCTGATCCCCACCGTTATTTTTGTGATGATGATTGTCGACCTGGGCGCGTTCGTTGGCACCCAGGGCGAGAATAAATACGGTAAAGATACGATCGACGTGAAGTACCGCTGA
- a CDS encoding DUF1454 family protein produces the protein MKMWFHLIWLGLTLLSASFSLRAAETSAPATAPYVMPGAPTFDQSISLFREAFNQDNPTLPLSEFRSIDGARDTPNLTRAASKINENLYASTALERGTLKIKSMQVTWLPIQGPEQKAAKAKALEYMSAILRAFTPALTKSQSQQKLQKLLTAGKNKRYYAETEGAVRYVVADNGEKGLTFAVEPIKLALSETLGGSN, from the coding sequence ATGAAGATGTGGTTTCACCTTATTTGGCTGGGTTTAACACTGTTAAGTGCGAGCTTTTCTCTGCGTGCTGCCGAGACCTCCGCACCGGCTACCGCACCCTACGTGATGCCGGGCGCGCCGACGTTCGATCAGTCCATTAGCCTGTTCCGTGAAGCCTTTAATCAGGATAATCCAACCCTGCCGCTCAGTGAGTTTCGCTCCATCGACGGCGCCCGCGATACCCCGAACCTGACCCGGGCTGCCAGCAAAATTAATGAGAATCTGTACGCCTCCACGGCGCTGGAGCGTGGAACCCTCAAAATTAAGAGTATGCAGGTCACCTGGCTGCCGATTCAGGGGCCGGAACAGAAAGCCGCCAAAGCCAAAGCGCTGGAGTATATGAGCGCGATATTACGCGCGTTCACCCCTGCGCTGACCAAATCCCAGAGCCAGCAAAAACTGCAAAAGCTGCTCACCGCCGGTAAAAACAAACGCTACTACGCCGAAACGGAAGGTGCGGTTCGCTATGTGGTGGCAGATAACGGCGAAAAGGGGCTGACCTTCGCTGTTGAACCGATTAAGCTGGCGTTATCTGAGACTCTCGGCGGCTCGAATTAA
- the tpiA gene encoding triose-phosphate isomerase produces MRHPLVMGNWKLNGSRHMVNELVANLRKELAGVTGCAVAIAPPDMYLDMAKKAADGSHIVLGAQNVDVNLSGAFTGETSAEMLKDIGAKYIIIGHSERRTYHKESDEFIAKKFAVLKEQGLIPVLCIGETEAENEAGKTEEVCARQIDAVLTTQGAAAFEGAVIAYEPVWAIGTGKSATPAQAQAVHKFIRDHIAKADAKVAEQVIIQYGGSVNAANAAELFTQPDIDGALVGGASLKADAFAVIVKAAEAAKKA; encoded by the coding sequence ATGCGACATCCTTTAGTGATGGGTAACTGGAAACTGAACGGCAGCCGCCACATGGTAAACGAGCTGGTAGCTAACCTGCGTAAAGAGCTGGCTGGCGTGACTGGCTGTGCTGTTGCTATCGCTCCGCCGGACATGTACCTGGATATGGCTAAGAAAGCGGCTGACGGCAGCCACATCGTTCTGGGTGCTCAGAACGTTGACGTTAACCTGTCTGGCGCGTTCACCGGTGAAACCTCCGCTGAAATGCTGAAAGATATCGGCGCGAAATACATCATCATCGGCCACTCTGAGCGTCGCACCTATCACAAAGAGTCCGACGAGTTCATCGCTAAGAAATTCGCGGTGCTGAAAGAGCAGGGTCTGATCCCGGTTCTGTGCATCGGTGAAACCGAAGCAGAAAACGAAGCGGGCAAAACTGAAGAAGTGTGCGCACGTCAGATCGACGCAGTGCTGACCACTCAGGGCGCGGCAGCGTTCGAAGGCGCGGTCATTGCTTACGAGCCAGTATGGGCGATCGGTACCGGCAAATCTGCAACCCCAGCACAGGCTCAGGCCGTTCACAAATTCATCCGTGACCACATTGCGAAAGCCGACGCGAAAGTTGCTGAGCAAGTGATCATCCAGTACGGCGGTTCCGTAAACGCAGCGAACGCCGCAGAGCTGTTCACCCAGCCTGACATCGACGGCGCGCTGGTTGGCGGCGCATCCCTGAAAGCAGACGCTTTCGCGGTGATCGTTAAAGCAGCAGAAGCCGCTAAAAAGGCGTAA
- a CDS encoding SLC13 family permease has product MSLWLTHPLFLPSLIVGVTIVLWATSLLPEFITALLFFTAAMIARIAPPEVIFGGFASSAFWLVFSGFVLGVAIRKTGLADRAARALSSRLTDSWPLMVASVVLLTYALAFVMPSNMGRIALLMPIVAAMAKRAGIADGSRAWFGLALAVGFGTFQLSATILPANVPNLVMSGAAEGSYGIHLNYVPYLLLHTPVLGILKGLILIGLICWLFPGAPKPAQDLTSSEPMGRDEKRLAWLLAVVLVMWVTESWHGIGPAWTGLAASVVVMLPRVGFITGEEFSAGVNMRTCIYVAGILGLAITVTQTGIGNAVGEALMRVMPLDADAPFTSFLALTGITTALNFIMTANGVPALYTTLAQSFSDATGFPLLSVIMIQVLGYSTPLLPYQASPIVVAMGLGRVPARAGMLLCLALAVATYLVLLPLDYLWFSMLGRL; this is encoded by the coding sequence ATGTCGCTCTGGTTAACTCATCCGCTGTTTCTGCCCTCGCTGATCGTCGGCGTCACTATTGTGCTCTGGGCCACCTCGCTGCTGCCGGAATTTATCACCGCGCTGCTGTTTTTTACCGCGGCGATGATCGCCAGAATTGCGCCGCCGGAGGTGATCTTTGGCGGTTTTGCATCGTCGGCGTTCTGGCTGGTATTCAGCGGGTTTGTGCTGGGCGTGGCGATCCGCAAAACCGGGCTGGCGGACAGGGCGGCGCGGGCATTATCCTCCAGGCTGACCGACTCCTGGCCGCTGATGGTGGCAAGCGTGGTGCTGCTCACCTATGCGCTGGCGTTTGTTATGCCTTCCAACATGGGGCGTATTGCGCTGCTGATGCCCATTGTGGCGGCGATGGCGAAGCGGGCGGGCATTGCCGACGGCTCCCGGGCATGGTTCGGCCTGGCGCTGGCGGTGGGGTTTGGCACCTTCCAGCTGTCGGCCACTATCCTGCCTGCCAACGTGCCCAATCTGGTGATGAGCGGGGCGGCGGAGGGCTCGTACGGGATCCATCTCAACTATGTTCCCTACCTGCTGTTGCATACCCCGGTGCTGGGCATTCTCAAGGGCCTGATTCTGATCGGCCTGATTTGCTGGCTGTTTCCTGGTGCGCCCAAACCGGCGCAGGATCTGACTTCGTCGGAGCCTATGGGCCGCGACGAAAAACGCCTCGCCTGGCTGCTGGCGGTGGTGCTGGTGATGTGGGTGACCGAAAGCTGGCACGGCATTGGCCCGGCGTGGACGGGGCTTGCGGCGTCGGTTGTGGTGATGCTGCCGCGCGTGGGTTTTATTACCGGGGAGGAGTTCTCGGCCGGGGTGAATATGCGCACCTGTATCTATGTGGCGGGCATTCTGGGGCTGGCGATCACCGTGACGCAGACCGGGATTGGCAATGCCGTGGGTGAGGCGTTGATGCGGGTGATGCCGCTGGATGCCGACGCGCCGTTCACCAGTTTCCTCGCGCTGACCGGCATCACCACCGCGCTGAACTTCATCATGACTGCCAACGGCGTGCCGGCCCTGTACACCACGCTGGCGCAAAGCTTCTCGGATGCCACCGGCTTTCCGTTATTATCGGTGATCATGATTCAGGTGCTGGGGTATTCCACGCCGCTGCTGCCGTATCAGGCGTCGCCGATTGTGGTGGCGATGGGGCTGGGAAGGGTGCCTGCGCGGGCGGGGATGCTGCTCTGTCTGGCGCTGGCGGTGGCAACGTATCTGGTGCTGCTGCCGCTGGATTATCTGTGGTTTAGCATGTTGGGACGGCTGTAA